A window from Zingiber officinale cultivar Zhangliang chromosome 7A, Zo_v1.1, whole genome shotgun sequence encodes these proteins:
- the LOC122002420 gene encoding uncharacterized protein LOC122002420 isoform X1 has product MAEIFECTAHSSFGFDAMTFNGSEVHTRLQHLLVQLQIEAGVLDRIVYRNKNQHRHGSYFQYLLKVRRDLNLLHSTELGRILKMLFPIIDGKKPARMAIVPTRLKSNGIGSNHNLKNRLLGCARLLSQMTEPILKAAIQISLLLAKSFFSGFCITVMALLARLRVLVQQMLQDVVMVFNKVSFLTTEKQSIKLSQDGVEVYREFHRSVHKRIVLECVWKGDKYFLLERTENKEDETREEDIQATPSSTTTIHYRTLELFDEEEETSCPPTDATNSSQAQVDKFTATTEAATGNVPVEPQTQSRRKVAFVSVKRPAAAASNSNEPVKIPKLDLVSNNSLETVDPFLDLLFSGINSSCATNK; this is encoded by the exons ATGGCCGAGATCTTTGAGTGCACTGCTCACA GTTCGTTTGGATTTGATGCAATGACATTCAATGGTTCAGAGGTCCATACCAGGCTTCAGCATCTCCTTGTTCAACTCCAAATTGAGGCTGGAGTCCTTGATCGAATTGTCTACAGGAACAAGAACCAACATCGACATGGCTCTTACTTTCAATATCTCTTAAAG GTGAGAAGAGACTTGAATCTTCTTCATTCTACTGAGTTAGGGCGAATACTGAAAATGCTCTTTCCCATTATTGATGGGAAAAAACCTGCTCGAATGGCGATTGTCCCCACACG TTTAAAGTCAAACGGCATTGGCTCAAATCACAATTTGAAAAATCGCCTATTAGGATGTGCACGTTTATTATCTCAG ATGACAGAACCAATACTCAAGGCAGCAAT TCAGATATCCTTATTGCTTGCTAAATCATTTTTCTCGGGATTTTGTATCACTGTAATGGCTTTGCTTGCGCGTCTCAGGGTTCTTGTTCAGCAG ATGCTACAAGACGTGGTTATGGTTTTCAACAAGGTTTCATTTCTTACTACTGAAAAGCAATCTATAAAACTATCTCAAGATGGCGTAGAG GTTTACAGGGAATTCCACCGTTCAGTACATAAGAGGATTGTTTTGGAATGTGTTTGGAAAGGAGATAAATATTTCTTGCTTGAGAGGACAGAAAATAAGGAGGATGAAACCAGAGAAGAAGATATACAAGCTACTCCATCCTCCACTACAACTATTCATTACAGAACATTAGAACTCTTTGATGAAG AGGAAGAAACCTCATGTCCACCGACAGATGCAACTAATTCGTCCCAAGCCCAAGTGGATAAATTTACTGCAACTACTGAGGCAGCAACAGGGAATGTGCCTGTGGAACCCCAAACTCAATCGAGAAGGAAGGTGGCCTTTGTTTCAGTGAAAAGacctgctgctgctgcttctaACTCAAACGAACCTGTCAAAATTCCAAAACTTGACTTGGTTTCAAACAATTCCCTAGAAACTGTCGATCCATTTTTAGATCTACTCTTTTCTGGAATAAACAGCTCTTGTGCTACAAACAAGTAA
- the LOC122002420 gene encoding uncharacterized protein LOC122002420 isoform X3, producing MTFNGSEVHTRLQHLLVQLQIEAGVLDRIVYRNKNQHRHGSYFQYLLKVRRDLNLLHSTELGRILKMLFPIIDGKKPARMAIVPTRLKSNGIGSNHNLKNRLLGCARLLSQMTEPILKAAIQISLLLAKSFFSGFCITVMALLARLRVLVQQMLQDVVMVFNKVSFLTTEKQSIKLSQDGVEVYREFHRSVHKRIVLECVWKGDKYFLLERTENKEDETREEDIQATPSSTTTIHYRTLELFDEEEETSCPPTDATNSSQAQVDKFTATTEAATGNVPVEPQTQSRRKVAFVSVKRPAAAASNSNEPVKIPKLDLVSNNSLETVDPFLDLLFSGINSSCATNK from the exons ATGACATTCAATGGTTCAGAGGTCCATACCAGGCTTCAGCATCTCCTTGTTCAACTCCAAATTGAGGCTGGAGTCCTTGATCGAATTGTCTACAGGAACAAGAACCAACATCGACATGGCTCTTACTTTCAATATCTCTTAAAG GTGAGAAGAGACTTGAATCTTCTTCATTCTACTGAGTTAGGGCGAATACTGAAAATGCTCTTTCCCATTATTGATGGGAAAAAACCTGCTCGAATGGCGATTGTCCCCACACG TTTAAAGTCAAACGGCATTGGCTCAAATCACAATTTGAAAAATCGCCTATTAGGATGTGCACGTTTATTATCTCAG ATGACAGAACCAATACTCAAGGCAGCAAT TCAGATATCCTTATTGCTTGCTAAATCATTTTTCTCGGGATTTTGTATCACTGTAATGGCTTTGCTTGCGCGTCTCAGGGTTCTTGTTCAGCAG ATGCTACAAGACGTGGTTATGGTTTTCAACAAGGTTTCATTTCTTACTACTGAAAAGCAATCTATAAAACTATCTCAAGATGGCGTAGAG GTTTACAGGGAATTCCACCGTTCAGTACATAAGAGGATTGTTTTGGAATGTGTTTGGAAAGGAGATAAATATTTCTTGCTTGAGAGGACAGAAAATAAGGAGGATGAAACCAGAGAAGAAGATATACAAGCTACTCCATCCTCCACTACAACTATTCATTACAGAACATTAGAACTCTTTGATGAAG AGGAAGAAACCTCATGTCCACCGACAGATGCAACTAATTCGTCCCAAGCCCAAGTGGATAAATTTACTGCAACTACTGAGGCAGCAACAGGGAATGTGCCTGTGGAACCCCAAACTCAATCGAGAAGGAAGGTGGCCTTTGTTTCAGTGAAAAGacctgctgctgctgcttctaACTCAAACGAACCTGTCAAAATTCCAAAACTTGACTTGGTTTCAAACAATTCCCTAGAAACTGTCGATCCATTTTTAGATCTACTCTTTTCTGGAATAAACAGCTCTTGTGCTACAAACAAGTAA
- the LOC122002420 gene encoding uncharacterized protein LOC122002420 isoform X2 — protein sequence MYSFMQGSFGFDAMTFNGSEVHTRLQHLLVQLQIEAGVLDRIVYRNKNQHRHGSYFQYLLKVRRDLNLLHSTELGRILKMLFPIIDGKKPARMAIVPTRLKSNGIGSNHNLKNRLLGCARLLSQMTEPILKAAIQISLLLAKSFFSGFCITVMALLARLRVLVQQMLQDVVMVFNKVSFLTTEKQSIKLSQDGVEVYREFHRSVHKRIVLECVWKGDKYFLLERTENKEDETREEDIQATPSSTTTIHYRTLELFDEEEETSCPPTDATNSSQAQVDKFTATTEAATGNVPVEPQTQSRRKVAFVSVKRPAAAASNSNEPVKIPKLDLVSNNSLETVDPFLDLLFSGINSSCATNK from the exons ATGTATTCATTTATGCAAGGTTCGTTTGGATTTGATGCAATGACATTCAATGGTTCAGAGGTCCATACCAGGCTTCAGCATCTCCTTGTTCAACTCCAAATTGAGGCTGGAGTCCTTGATCGAATTGTCTACAGGAACAAGAACCAACATCGACATGGCTCTTACTTTCAATATCTCTTAAAG GTGAGAAGAGACTTGAATCTTCTTCATTCTACTGAGTTAGGGCGAATACTGAAAATGCTCTTTCCCATTATTGATGGGAAAAAACCTGCTCGAATGGCGATTGTCCCCACACG TTTAAAGTCAAACGGCATTGGCTCAAATCACAATTTGAAAAATCGCCTATTAGGATGTGCACGTTTATTATCTCAG ATGACAGAACCAATACTCAAGGCAGCAAT TCAGATATCCTTATTGCTTGCTAAATCATTTTTCTCGGGATTTTGTATCACTGTAATGGCTTTGCTTGCGCGTCTCAGGGTTCTTGTTCAGCAG ATGCTACAAGACGTGGTTATGGTTTTCAACAAGGTTTCATTTCTTACTACTGAAAAGCAATCTATAAAACTATCTCAAGATGGCGTAGAG GTTTACAGGGAATTCCACCGTTCAGTACATAAGAGGATTGTTTTGGAATGTGTTTGGAAAGGAGATAAATATTTCTTGCTTGAGAGGACAGAAAATAAGGAGGATGAAACCAGAGAAGAAGATATACAAGCTACTCCATCCTCCACTACAACTATTCATTACAGAACATTAGAACTCTTTGATGAAG AGGAAGAAACCTCATGTCCACCGACAGATGCAACTAATTCGTCCCAAGCCCAAGTGGATAAATTTACTGCAACTACTGAGGCAGCAACAGGGAATGTGCCTGTGGAACCCCAAACTCAATCGAGAAGGAAGGTGGCCTTTGTTTCAGTGAAAAGacctgctgctgctgcttctaACTCAAACGAACCTGTCAAAATTCCAAAACTTGACTTGGTTTCAAACAATTCCCTAGAAACTGTCGATCCATTTTTAGATCTACTCTTTTCTGGAATAAACAGCTCTTGTGCTACAAACAAGTAA